A genome region from Microbacterium profundi includes the following:
- a CDS encoding SRPBCC family protein, producing MVSRFTVTTQSSAAPSELFDISLDIEVHVASMAGTRERAIDGVTDGRIRLGEEVTWRGRHLGVWFTMSSRVTELSRPRHFVDEQTSGPFRAFRHEHFFEATPGGGCRMTDDITFASPIFGLLAERLILLPYLRRLIVKRNVELLRRVE from the coding sequence ATGGTCTCCCGTTTCACCGTTACCACTCAGTCGAGCGCCGCACCCTCGGAGCTCTTTGACATCTCGCTCGATATCGAGGTACATGTTGCATCGATGGCTGGCACTCGCGAGCGCGCCATCGATGGCGTCACGGATGGACGAATCCGCCTCGGGGAAGAAGTTACGTGGCGCGGCCGTCATCTCGGGGTTTGGTTCACGATGTCGTCGCGCGTGACTGAACTCTCGCGGCCTAGACACTTCGTAGATGAACAGACGTCCGGGCCCTTTCGTGCCTTTCGCCACGAGCACTTCTTCGAGGCAACCCCGGGTGGTGGCTGCCGTATGACTGACGACATCACATTTGCCTCACCCATTTTCGGGCTCCTCGCGGAGCGCCTCATCCTTTTGCCGTATCTCCGTCGGCTGATCGTCAAACGAAACGTCGAACTGCTGAGACGGGTGGAATAG
- a CDS encoding DUF5635 domain-containing protein, giving the protein MSESSDLVPFQPGTELLADRARAEDAVERCLAQIRTGALPDDVERQRVDIKEEAGRRGSGGRLLPGNRENTKAADHLADEIAAMANTPGGGALIVGIEDKAGDLLGTELDAEWLRQQIYRRIDIAPDVIERVEQGIRLLVLYVPEAREPVEDTSDRLRWRVGPASVPIDRGQWWLHRQGRAGWDPMSRPSSLTTHHVTPGAIAVARGYLGRRDLKDASATDIADASTEDMLRQLGLLTVEGFLTEAGALLFCAAPRPWLSWTRLDVEGGDVLAREESFQGVSLLEQVARVEALMDAANDRVTIAGEFAERVVRLIPTRAAREAILNGIVHRDWNQHAPTTVTWVEEDYSLTVVSPGGFVGGVTADNLLTQRFSRSPALADAALALGLVDKQGIGVDRMYREMVALGHQPPRIIEDSGPRVRARLVGGAPVVPIMRLTTRLQPAARQRDVQVALVIHALLHNPFTTATEMATLLQRSASEAAEALETTAMCVLDAQPIIESHKDVWVLSAMSRKAVLSGVADAAGLKRRGVLWYVGPSADDARTIVRRWLDHHDRITSGDFAVLTGMTPQGARGALERLEGDLLARGDAAGRNAHFVLR; this is encoded by the coding sequence ATGTCTGAGTCGAGCGATCTGGTTCCCTTTCAGCCGGGCACGGAACTGCTCGCCGATCGCGCCCGCGCGGAAGACGCGGTCGAGCGATGCCTCGCGCAGATCCGCACGGGGGCGCTGCCCGACGACGTAGAACGCCAGCGCGTCGATATCAAAGAAGAGGCAGGGCGCCGCGGGTCCGGCGGTCGGCTGTTGCCGGGGAACCGCGAGAATACGAAGGCGGCCGACCATCTCGCCGACGAGATTGCCGCGATGGCAAACACTCCAGGCGGCGGGGCGCTTATCGTCGGGATCGAAGACAAAGCGGGCGATCTGCTCGGTACGGAATTGGATGCGGAGTGGCTGCGACAGCAGATCTACCGTCGGATCGACATCGCCCCTGATGTCATCGAACGCGTCGAACAGGGCATCCGACTGCTGGTTCTCTATGTACCCGAGGCGCGGGAACCGGTCGAGGACACCAGCGACAGGCTCCGATGGCGCGTCGGGCCAGCATCAGTGCCGATCGACCGTGGTCAATGGTGGTTGCATCGTCAGGGGCGAGCGGGGTGGGACCCGATGTCGCGACCCAGCTCGCTGACCACCCATCACGTAACTCCGGGCGCGATCGCGGTCGCGCGAGGCTACCTGGGGCGGCGGGACCTCAAGGATGCCAGCGCGACAGACATCGCGGATGCTTCGACCGAAGACATGCTCCGCCAGCTCGGCCTCTTGACCGTCGAGGGTTTCCTCACGGAAGCTGGCGCATTGTTGTTCTGCGCTGCACCGCGTCCCTGGCTGAGCTGGACTCGACTTGATGTCGAAGGTGGGGATGTGCTCGCGCGCGAGGAGAGCTTTCAGGGAGTGAGTCTGCTCGAACAGGTCGCGCGGGTCGAGGCACTGATGGATGCTGCCAACGATCGGGTGACGATCGCGGGAGAGTTCGCTGAGCGGGTTGTCAGGCTCATTCCGACCCGCGCAGCACGTGAGGCAATTCTCAATGGGATCGTGCATCGGGACTGGAACCAGCACGCACCGACAACAGTCACATGGGTTGAGGAGGATTACTCCCTCACCGTGGTCTCGCCGGGCGGGTTCGTCGGCGGGGTCACAGCTGACAACCTCCTTACACAACGGTTCAGCCGGTCGCCGGCGCTTGCGGACGCTGCACTTGCCCTCGGGCTTGTTGACAAGCAGGGAATCGGTGTCGACCGCATGTATCGCGAGATGGTGGCGCTCGGCCACCAGCCGCCGAGGATCATTGAGGACTCTGGCCCTCGGGTGCGTGCCAGGCTCGTCGGCGGCGCGCCGGTGGTGCCCATCATGCGGCTGACAACACGCCTCCAACCCGCAGCGCGACAACGTGACGTTCAGGTCGCTCTCGTCATCCACGCACTCCTCCACAACCCCTTTACAACAGCGACGGAGATGGCCACGCTCCTTCAGCGGTCGGCGAGCGAAGCCGCCGAAGCGCTCGAAACAACGGCCATGTGTGTGCTCGATGCACAGCCGATCATTGAATCCCACAAGGACGTGTGGGTTCTGTCGGCGATGTCACGCAAGGCCGTGCTCAGCGGAGTCGCCGATGCAGCCGGACTAAAACGGCGCGGAGTGCTCTGGTACGTGGGACCGAGCGCCGACGATGCTCGAACTATCGTGCGTCGCTGGCTCGACCACCACGATCGCATCACGTCGGGGGACTTCGCAGTGCTGACAGGAATGACACCCCAAGGCGCGCGCGGGGCGCTGGAGAGGCTGGAGGGCGATCTGCTGGCCCGGGGCGACGCCGCGGGCCGCAACGCGCACTTCGTGTTGAGGTAG
- a CDS encoding DEAD/DEAH box helicase: MDGLITMQCGPIRHTITAAPAEARSFIVHETAFTTEEVGADGPSIQAIYSELALDEVRNALIVEHVVRAAEEGRRSLVLTNRLDHLDVLAEGIASRTEVPVLSLHGRLSAAERRTLRDRLASLDAAREPFVLVAIDKIAGEGIDLPSLNALFLAVPVSFKGRIIQQVGRVTRGVDADVAAVVHDFRDAAVPILERMHNRRRRVVAKEGFSVVNDSG; encoded by the coding sequence ATGGACGGGCTCATCACGATGCAGTGCGGACCGATCCGGCACACCATAACGGCAGCACCCGCTGAGGCGCGCAGTTTCATCGTGCACGAGACCGCGTTCACCACCGAAGAAGTTGGAGCAGATGGACCCTCGATTCAGGCGATCTATTCCGAACTTGCGCTCGACGAGGTCCGCAATGCGCTTATCGTCGAGCACGTCGTCCGTGCAGCGGAGGAAGGCCGTCGGTCGTTGGTGCTGACGAACCGGCTCGACCACCTCGATGTGCTTGCTGAAGGGATCGCTTCGCGCACCGAGGTCCCGGTGCTGTCTCTTCACGGTCGGCTGAGTGCCGCGGAGCGGCGGACACTGCGTGACCGGCTCGCATCCTTGGACGCGGCGCGTGAGCCGTTCGTACTCGTCGCGATCGACAAGATCGCCGGCGAGGGGATCGACCTGCCATCTCTGAATGCCTTGTTCCTCGCGGTGCCGGTCTCATTCAAGGGTCGCATCATCCAGCAGGTCGGTCGGGTTACGCGCGGCGTCGACGCGGATGTAGCCGCCGTTGTTCACGACTTCCGCGACGCTGCCGTACCGATACTGGAGCGGATGCACAATCGTCGTCGGCGCGTGGTGGCGAAGGAAGGATTCTCGGTCGTGAACGACTCAGGCTGA
- a CDS encoding SDR family NAD(P)-dependent oxidoreductase — translation MSRLTLAGNTTVITGAASGMGAQLAVQLAAAGVHLALLDHNAQALASVASDLPGTVTTHVVDLRDDDAVAATAAGVTAAHPRINALITCAGSSMLGSLEQLTMEEMRWLVDVNLWGTVSITKALLPALRSRPAAHIMHLASVYALAAPAGRIPYSMSKFAVRGFSEALRHELEGSTVTVGAVYPAGVRTGIILHGRYAAAIDPAVAARAASAQAAMYHTEPTDAAARIIRAVERRSIRTMVGREARLIDVLTRLMPARYWRVMRGSLREATDTTTPVG, via the coding sequence ATGAGCCGGCTGACCCTTGCCGGGAACACCACCGTGATCACCGGCGCCGCCAGCGGCATGGGTGCACAGCTCGCCGTTCAGCTCGCGGCGGCCGGAGTGCACCTCGCGCTGCTCGATCACAACGCGCAGGCGCTGGCGTCCGTCGCATCGGATCTGCCAGGCACGGTGACGACGCACGTCGTCGACCTGCGCGACGACGACGCCGTCGCCGCGACCGCCGCCGGGGTGACCGCCGCACACCCGAGGATCAACGCGCTGATCACATGCGCCGGATCGTCGATGCTCGGCAGCCTCGAGCAGCTCACGATGGAGGAGATGCGCTGGCTGGTCGACGTCAACCTCTGGGGAACCGTCTCGATCACGAAGGCGCTGCTGCCGGCACTGCGATCCCGTCCGGCTGCGCACATCATGCATCTCGCCAGCGTCTACGCCCTCGCAGCGCCCGCAGGACGAATCCCCTACTCGATGAGCAAGTTCGCGGTCAGAGGGTTCTCCGAAGCACTGCGTCACGAACTCGAGGGCAGCACGGTCACCGTGGGCGCGGTCTATCCTGCAGGCGTGCGCACGGGCATAATCCTGCACGGCCGATACGCCGCGGCGATCGATCCGGCAGTCGCCGCACGTGCCGCATCCGCGCAGGCAGCGATGTACCACACCGAACCGACGGATGCCGCGGCGCGCATCATCCGTGCAGTCGAACGGCGCAGCATCCGCACGATGGTCGGACGAGAGGCCCGGCTGATCGACGTGCTGACACGTCTGATGCCCGCCAGGTACTGGCGTGTGATGCGCGGTTCGCTGCGAGAGGCGACCGATACGACCACGCCGGTGGGCTGA
- a CDS encoding GntR family transcriptional regulator encodes MGAENGELESARVARVLRDDIMLGRRLPGSRLVERDIAAELNVSRLPVREAIRALVGEGVVTPRPRSWAVVRSFTRKDIEDLAEVRATVETLLFVYAAQRHDAEGLQTLRELLEREERAAIAGEVDEAMALAGRFHEYMTVLAGNEMFMELGAVFVTRLRWLFGRHEDLMAEAVEHRALYEAIRARDVELVRELVTRHLELGALTALERFGVARA; translated from the coding sequence ATGGGGGCGGAAAACGGAGAGCTCGAATCTGCGCGCGTGGCACGGGTGCTGCGCGACGACATCATGCTGGGGCGCCGATTGCCGGGCTCGCGGTTGGTGGAGCGGGATATCGCGGCGGAGCTGAACGTCTCGCGTCTACCGGTGCGCGAGGCGATCCGCGCTCTCGTCGGCGAGGGCGTCGTCACTCCCCGGCCGCGCAGTTGGGCGGTCGTGCGCAGCTTCACCCGAAAGGACATCGAGGATCTCGCCGAGGTGCGGGCCACGGTCGAGACGCTGCTGTTCGTGTATGCGGCGCAGCGTCACGACGCCGAGGGTCTGCAGACGCTGCGCGAACTGCTTGAGCGCGAAGAGCGTGCCGCGATCGCCGGCGAGGTCGATGAAGCCATGGCGCTGGCGGGCAGATTCCACGAGTACATGACGGTGCTGGCAGGCAACGAGATGTTCATGGAACTCGGGGCGGTCTTCGTCACCAGGTTGAGGTGGTTGTTCGGGAGGCACGAGGATCTGATGGCCGAGGCCGTGGAGCATCGCGCGCTGTATGAGGCGATCCGGGCTCGTGATGTCGAGCTCGTGCGCGAACTCGTGACCCGCCACCTCGAGCTCGGTGCGCTCACCGCACTCGAGCGATTCGGAGTCGCCCGGGCGTGA
- a CDS encoding sulfurtransferase produces the protein MSHLVSVAQLIHLQRAEEHGTGPAVRLLDVRWRLDRPEGRPEYLAAHLPGAVYVDLEHELARRGEPAEGRHPLPETDDLQRAARGWGLDDGDTVVAYDDNRSVPAARLWWLLRRFGVDVRVLDGGIRAWAGEGMPLERGDVLPEPGRITFAGDAAGVILLDQVEAFRDRGVLLDARTPEQYSGAQTATDPVGGHIPGAVNLPAMATVTGDGRLQHPDALRRIFATAGVDAGTEVAVYCGSGVASMHTVLALEQSGIRALVYPGSWSQWSNTRGQPVAVGILPDGRLTKV, from the coding sequence ATGAGCCACCTCGTCAGCGTGGCGCAGCTGATCCATCTGCAGCGCGCCGAAGAGCACGGCACCGGCCCGGCCGTGCGGCTGCTCGACGTGCGCTGGAGACTCGATCGCCCTGAGGGGAGGCCGGAGTATCTGGCGGCGCATCTGCCTGGAGCCGTCTACGTCGACCTGGAGCATGAACTCGCTCGCCGCGGCGAGCCGGCGGAGGGGCGGCATCCGCTCCCGGAAACCGACGATCTGCAGCGCGCCGCACGCGGGTGGGGCCTCGACGACGGCGACACCGTCGTCGCGTATGACGACAACCGGAGCGTGCCCGCGGCACGACTGTGGTGGCTGCTGCGCCGGTTCGGCGTGGACGTGAGAGTGCTCGACGGTGGCATCCGCGCCTGGGCGGGCGAGGGAATGCCGCTCGAGCGCGGCGATGTGCTCCCCGAGCCCGGCAGGATCACTTTCGCAGGCGACGCTGCCGGAGTGATCCTGCTCGACCAGGTCGAGGCGTTCCGCGATCGCGGTGTGCTGCTCGACGCGCGCACGCCAGAGCAGTACAGCGGAGCGCAGACCGCGACCGATCCGGTCGGCGGGCACATCCCCGGCGCCGTGAACCTGCCGGCGATGGCGACGGTCACCGGCGACGGCCGACTCCAGCATCCTGATGCTCTGCGCCGCATCTTCGCAACCGCAGGAGTGGATGCCGGCACCGAGGTCGCCGTCTACTGCGGTTCAGGAGTGGCGTCGATGCACACGGTGCTCGCACTCGAGCAGTCGGGCATCCGCGCGCTCGTGTACCCGGGATCGTGGAGTCAGTGGTCGAACACCCGGGGGCAGCCGGTCGCCGTCGGGATCCTTCCCGATGGCAGGCTCACGAAGGTGTGA
- the sufU gene encoding Fe-S cluster assembly sulfur transfer protein SufU: MTSSDLQNLYQELILDHSRTPHGFGLRDEVEAQSHQLNPTCGDEITLQVHAAPDGTIEAIAWEGHGCAISQASASLFAELVEGMTVPEVMTRIDAFREAMRSRGRIEPDEELLGDAAALGSVSRYVARVKCAMLGWVAAEDAIRKLR; encoded by the coding sequence ATGACCTCCAGCGATCTGCAGAATCTGTACCAGGAGCTGATCCTCGATCACTCGCGCACCCCGCACGGTTTCGGGCTGCGCGACGAGGTGGAGGCCCAGTCGCATCAGCTGAACCCGACCTGCGGCGATGAGATCACGCTGCAGGTGCATGCGGCTCCCGACGGCACGATCGAGGCGATCGCGTGGGAAGGGCACGGCTGCGCCATCTCGCAGGCGTCGGCGTCGCTGTTCGCCGAACTGGTCGAGGGCATGACCGTGCCGGAGGTCATGACCCGCATCGATGCGTTCCGCGAGGCCATGCGCTCGCGGGGCAGGATCGAGCCCGATGAGGAGCTGCTCGGCGATGCGGCGGCCCTCGGCAGCGTCTCACGCTACGTCGCCCGAGTGAAGTGCGCCATGCTCGGCTGGGTCGCCGCAGAGGACGCCATCCGCAAACTGCGCTGA
- a CDS encoding aminotransferase class V-fold PLP-dependent enzyme, translating into MSASLDVTSLADAEIHRLREDFPILQTQVNGHPLVYLDSGATSQRPVAVLDAEREFLTTLNSAVHRGAHTLAAEATEVFEDARASVARFVGADDDEIVWTSNATEAINLVAYAFSNASVGRGGSAAERFRLGEGDEIVTTEMEHHANLIPWQELAARTGATLRVIPLDDDGALRLDEAAALIGPRTRIVAVTHVSNVLGVINPVEQLIAAAHEVGALVLLDACQSAPHLPLDVKALDVDFAVFSGHKMLGPTGVGALYGRRELLEVMPPFLTGGSMITTVTTTGAEYLPPPQRFEAGTQRVSQAVALAAAVDYLSAVGMTRIAEHEAALGRRLVEGLSAIEGVRVLGAGIDLPRVGLASFDIPGIHSHDVGQFLDDQGIAVRVGHHCAQPLHRRLGVTSSTRASTYLYSTEDEVDAFLEGVAATIEFFGVRS; encoded by the coding sequence ATGAGCGCTTCCCTCGATGTCACCTCGCTGGCGGATGCTGAGATCCACCGCCTCCGCGAGGACTTTCCGATCCTGCAGACGCAGGTGAACGGGCATCCGCTCGTCTACCTCGATTCCGGTGCGACCTCGCAGCGTCCTGTGGCGGTGCTGGATGCCGAACGCGAGTTCCTCACGACCCTCAACTCTGCAGTCCACCGCGGCGCGCACACCCTCGCAGCCGAGGCGACCGAGGTGTTCGAAGACGCCCGCGCCTCCGTCGCACGCTTCGTCGGCGCCGACGACGACGAGATCGTCTGGACGTCGAACGCCACCGAGGCGATCAACCTCGTCGCGTACGCGTTCTCGAACGCATCAGTGGGCCGCGGCGGATCGGCTGCCGAGAGGTTCCGGCTCGGCGAGGGCGACGAGATCGTCACGACCGAGATGGAGCACCACGCGAACCTCATCCCGTGGCAGGAACTCGCAGCCCGCACCGGCGCGACACTGCGGGTGATCCCGCTCGACGACGACGGCGCACTGCGTCTCGACGAAGCCGCAGCGCTGATCGGGCCCCGCACCAGAATCGTCGCCGTCACGCACGTCTCCAACGTGCTCGGCGTCATCAACCCCGTCGAGCAGCTGATCGCCGCAGCACACGAGGTCGGGGCGCTCGTGCTGCTCGATGCCTGCCAGTCCGCACCGCACCTGCCGCTCGATGTGAAGGCGCTCGACGTCGACTTCGCGGTGTTCTCGGGTCACAAGATGCTCGGCCCGACGGGCGTGGGTGCGCTCTACGGACGTCGTGAACTGCTCGAGGTCATGCCGCCGTTCCTCACCGGCGGATCGATGATCACGACCGTCACCACCACCGGGGCCGAGTACCTGCCTCCGCCGCAGCGCTTCGAGGCCGGCACCCAGCGGGTGTCGCAGGCCGTCGCGCTCGCCGCCGCGGTCGATTACCTCTCCGCGGTCGGCATGACCAGGATCGCCGAGCACGAGGCCGCGCTCGGCCGCCGCCTCGTCGAGGGCCTCTCCGCGATCGAGGGCGTGCGCGTGCTCGGTGCGGGCATCGATCTGCCGCGCGTGGGACTTGCGAGCTTCGACATCCCCGGCATCCACTCGCATGACGTCGGGCAGTTCCTCGACGACCAGGGCATCGCGGTGCGGGTCGGACACCACTGCGCGCAGCCGCTGCATCGACGACTCGGAGTCACCTCGTCGACGCGGGCCAGCACCTATCTCTACTCGACAGAGGATGAGGTCGATGCGTTCCTCGAGGGCGTCGCAGCGACGATCGAGTTCTTCGGGGTGCGCTCATGA
- a CDS encoding FAD-binding oxidoreductase: MHSTGALLIDRLIAELPTDTVITDPASMDAYRWDRANDPNAGTPLAVVRATCTEDVQATVRLAAATGTAVIPRGAGSGLSGGSTAMDGAIVLSLDRMREIRIEPATRMAVVQPGAFNAEVKAAAAAQGLWYPPDPSSFEFCSIGGNVATNAGGLCCVKYGVTTDYVLGMTVVLADGRAVNLGGPRVKDVAGLSLTKLFVGSEGTLGVITEVILRLVPPQKPPTTLVASFPTLTGATDAVLAITRATRPSMLEFMDRPTIRAVEAATRMGLDTDAAAMLVIQSDDDPAVAAAEIAIIEQICIDNGTSECYLTADADEGEAFVQARRMAIPAVEKQGSILLEDVGVPIPRLGDLVLGIAAISAEHDITIAVLAHAGDGNTHPLLVFDPADDAQRQRAHVAYGEVMDLAIALGGTITGEHGVGRLKQPWLEDYLGPDVLELNERIKHALDPQGILNPGAVFARR; encoded by the coding sequence ATGCACAGCACTGGCGCTCTGCTCATCGATCGGCTCATCGCCGAGCTGCCGACCGACACGGTGATCACCGATCCGGCTTCCATGGACGCCTACCGATGGGATCGGGCGAACGATCCGAATGCCGGCACTCCACTGGCCGTGGTGCGGGCGACGTGCACCGAGGACGTGCAGGCCACGGTGCGGCTCGCCGCCGCGACCGGCACCGCCGTCATCCCACGCGGAGCGGGCTCAGGGCTCTCGGGCGGGAGCACGGCGATGGATGGAGCGATCGTGCTCTCACTGGATCGCATGAGAGAGATCCGCATCGAGCCCGCCACCCGCATGGCCGTCGTGCAGCCGGGGGCGTTCAACGCCGAGGTCAAGGCCGCGGCAGCCGCACAGGGGCTCTGGTATCCGCCGGATCCGTCGTCCTTCGAGTTCTGCTCCATCGGCGGCAACGTCGCCACGAACGCGGGCGGATTGTGCTGCGTGAAGTACGGAGTGACGACCGACTACGTGCTCGGGATGACCGTCGTGCTCGCCGACGGGCGCGCCGTGAACCTGGGCGGGCCTCGCGTCAAGGATGTCGCAGGGCTTTCGCTCACGAAGCTCTTCGTGGGCAGCGAGGGCACCCTCGGCGTCATCACCGAGGTCATCCTGCGCCTGGTGCCGCCGCAGAAGCCCCCGACGACACTGGTCGCCTCCTTCCCGACGCTCACCGGGGCGACGGATGCGGTGCTCGCCATCACCCGCGCCACTCGTCCGTCGATGCTGGAGTTCATGGATCGGCCGACGATCCGGGCCGTCGAGGCCGCGACGCGGATGGGCCTGGACACCGACGCCGCCGCGATGCTGGTGATCCAGTCGGACGACGATCCGGCAGTGGCCGCGGCCGAGATCGCGATCATCGAACAGATCTGCATCGACAACGGCACAAGCGAGTGCTACCTCACCGCGGACGCCGACGAGGGCGAGGCGTTCGTGCAGGCGCGGCGCATGGCGATCCCCGCCGTCGAGAAGCAGGGAAGCATCCTGCTGGAGGACGTAGGCGTGCCCATCCCCCGCCTCGGCGATCTCGTGCTCGGCATCGCGGCGATCTCCGCGGAGCACGACATCACGATCGCGGTGCTGGCCCACGCGGGCGACGGCAACACGCATCCGCTACTGGTGTTCGATCCGGCCGATGACGCACAGCGTCAGCGTGCGCACGTCGCGTACGGCGAGGTCATGGATCTTGCGATCGCGCTCGGCGGGACGATCACCGGAGAGCACGGCGTCGGCCGGCTCAAGCAGCCGTGGCTGGAGGATTACCTCGGCCCGGACGTGCTCGAACTCAACGAGCGGATCAAGCACGCCCTCGACCCGCAGGGCATCCTGAACCCCGGGGCCGTGTTCGCGCGTCGTTGA
- a CDS encoding SDR family oxidoreductase, with product MHTEDPRYAHPDDGFPAQQQEQPGQTEQMRPTPDHGEDSYEGHGRLDGRRALITGGDSGIGRAVAIAFAREGADVAIVHMPEEQKDADETLRLVREAGRTGLGLAGDVRDEEFATECVLEARRALGDLDILVLNAGYQHDVPGFAHLDTEAMRRVFDTNLAGMLFSARAAFPNLQPGSSIIVTASIQSFEPSSGLIDYAMTKAAQVAFVRALAEEAGPRGVRVNAVAPGPIWTPLIPGTGWDEEKIRKFGADTPLGRAGQPAELAGAYVYLASGEASYVSGAVLPVTGGKPL from the coding sequence ATGCACACCGAGGATCCCCGCTACGCCCACCCCGACGATGGCTTCCCCGCACAGCAGCAGGAGCAACCGGGACAGACCGAGCAGATGCGACCGACGCCGGATCACGGCGAGGACAGTTACGAAGGACACGGGCGCCTGGACGGACGGCGCGCGCTGATCACCGGAGGAGACTCCGGGATCGGACGTGCGGTCGCCATCGCGTTCGCACGTGAAGGCGCCGACGTCGCCATCGTCCACATGCCGGAGGAGCAGAAGGATGCTGACGAGACCCTGCGCCTGGTGCGTGAGGCCGGACGAACCGGGCTCGGCCTCGCCGGCGACGTGCGCGACGAGGAGTTCGCCACCGAGTGCGTGCTGGAGGCCAGGCGGGCGCTCGGCGATCTCGACATCCTCGTCCTGAATGCGGGCTATCAGCACGATGTGCCCGGTTTCGCGCACCTGGACACCGAGGCGATGCGCCGTGTGTTCGACACGAACCTGGCCGGGATGCTGTTCTCGGCACGTGCGGCATTCCCCAACCTGCAGCCGGGCTCCAGCATCATCGTCACCGCATCCATCCAGTCGTTCGAACCCTCCTCCGGACTCATCGACTACGCCATGACCAAGGCCGCTCAGGTCGCGTTCGTCAGAGCGCTCGCCGAAGAGGCCGGCCCCCGTGGCGTGCGGGTCAACGCGGTGGCACCCGGCCCGATCTGGACGCCACTGATACCGGGGACCGGATGGGACGAGGAAAAGATCCGCAAGTTCGGCGCTGACACACCGCTCGGCAGGGCCGGACAGCCGGCGGAGCTCGCCGGCGCCTATGTATACCTCGCTTCGGGCGAGGCATCGTACGTATCCGGAGCGGTTCTGCCGGTGACTGGAGGGAAACCACTATGA
- a CDS encoding 1-phosphofructokinase family hexose kinase, whose translation MSDVTILAPSPTLTVTVEDHPQGSEIHVHAGGQGVWQARMLRRLDVSVTMCCVLIGEVGRTLKHLLEDEGFTVVAVEREGRGSAYLHDRRQGQRLVIAEEEGDAIDRHARDDLYGAMLHSSADSKAVLLSGPAGDATVPSDLYRRLTIDLRSDGRLVIADLAGERLEAVVEGGVDVLKVSHEELRRDGLVRETTVPEITHAMHELRRQGAGAVVVTRSSEPLLVLDDHGLIEVSLPPFEENETRGAGDSLTAGVVAALTRGERLRDAVTLGAAAGALNVTRHGLGTGDADAIAQLRERVQVRERPQGDADEAPHGRVSPDGLAALAETETEES comes from the coding sequence ATGAGCGACGTGACGATACTCGCCCCGTCTCCGACCCTGACGGTGACCGTCGAAGACCACCCCCAGGGCTCCGAGATCCACGTGCACGCGGGCGGGCAGGGCGTGTGGCAGGCCCGGATGCTGCGCAGACTCGACGTCTCGGTGACGATGTGCTGCGTCCTGATCGGAGAGGTCGGTCGGACCCTGAAGCACCTGCTCGAGGACGAGGGGTTCACTGTCGTCGCCGTCGAGCGCGAGGGTCGCGGGTCCGCGTATCTGCACGACCGCCGTCAGGGCCAGCGACTCGTGATCGCCGAGGAGGAAGGCGATGCGATCGACCGCCATGCACGAGACGATCTCTACGGTGCGATGCTGCACAGCAGCGCCGACTCGAAGGCGGTCCTCCTCAGCGGGCCGGCCGGCGACGCCACAGTGCCGTCCGACCTCTACCGTCGGCTGACGATCGATCTGCGCAGCGACGGGCGCCTGGTCATCGCGGATCTCGCCGGTGAGCGTCTGGAGGCCGTCGTGGAAGGGGGCGTCGATGTGCTCAAGGTCAGCCATGAGGAACTGCGCCGCGACGGTCTCGTGCGCGAGACGACGGTACCCGAGATCACCCACGCGATGCATGAGCTTCGCAGGCAGGGCGCCGGCGCGGTGGTCGTGACGCGGTCATCAGAGCCGTTGCTGGTCCTGGACGATCACGGCCTGATCGAGGTGTCCCTTCCGCCGTTCGAGGAGAACGAGACGCGCGGGGCCGGCGATTCCCTCACCGCAGGCGTCGTGGCCGCACTCACCCGCGGCGAGCGACTGCGAGATGCCGTCACGCTCGGCGCGGCCGCCGGTGCGCTGAACGTCACGCGCCACGGGCTCGGCACCGGCGACGCCGATGCGATCGCACAGCTGCGCGAGCGCGTGCAGGTACGAGAGCGTCCGCAGGGTGATGCGGATGAAGCGCCGCACGGACGAGTCAGCCCCGACGGGCTGGCCGCGCTGGCGGAGACCGAGACGGAGGAATCATGA